The window TGGTCGATCCCGGGCGCAAGCTGCCGCTGGTCTCGGCGTTGCGAATCATGCCAACTGCAGCCCGGTCTTTGATACTGCACCCGGGATTCAAATATTCGAGCTTTGCAAAAATGTCAGCCGCGCGTCGCGGAGCGAGCCGCCGCAGGCGCAGCATCGGAGTCTCTCCCACGAGCTCAGTCACACTCTCAGCGACGCGCAGGCGGGTCGCTTCTGCAATGTTCATGGCCACCCTACAGAGTACGGTAGCTCCCCACCAGCGTCAATCATCGAGCAGCCAGAGACTAGTGGCCAGGAATTAGCAAACTGGCAATCGACCGTGGTTGTCTGCATGCTGACTGCTGAATCCTGCGTACCGGCTGCTGATGCTACTTATCGGCTGTGTCCCCCGCATGTCTCTCCGCCACATGCCTGGAAAAGTATTTCTGCATCTGGCGCTCGGCTTCTTCCGGGTCAACAAAATAACGCTGCGCAAACCCTACACCGCAGATCGAGCACTTCGCCTTGATGATACTGCCTCGAATCCTCTCCACAGCCACCAGCTGCGCTTTTTCCATTGTTAGACCCAAGCCGAAAGACCCCACATCTAAGCTTTCCTATTCTTGGGCTAGGGCCCACCCTGATCTGTGATCTCCGTCACACGCTCAGGTTTTCCCTCAGGCTGCCATGATTATTTCCAGCGCTGATCCTGGCGAGCGGGCCAGCTATTCTCTTCTTGACTCAATAGACGGCTCGGCGCAAAATCCGCCTATTGACCCCACTGGCATCTTGCAGGCGGTGGGCTGCAAGATCGGTCCTTCATTTCCGTAAATTGCTCCCCAGTTATTTTGGCGCCCGACTTTGTCACACGTGACGGAAGGCTCTGCCGCGTTCCGTTGGCCAAGCTAAGCGCAAAGTTCTTTCCTGGGATCTTCAACTTAGGAAAAGGAGGTAGTATGACCAGCGGCCGTCTTCAGCGGTGCTTAGCAGTCATGGTGATTCTGGCGGTTCCTTGCACCGCCCTCTCCGATGTGATCACGGAATGGAACGAAAAGGCTGTAGCCAGCACCATCACCGCCAAACAATTGCCTTTCGTCGGCGCCCGCACGCTCGCTCTAGTCCACACCGCAATGTTCGACGCGGTCAACTCGATTCAGGGACGCTATACACCATACAAGGTAAAGCTGGATGTCCCCGCAGGTGCGTCTTCCGAGGCTGCCGCAGCAGCTGCAGCGCATGCCACGCTAGTAGCGCTGTTTCCTGAACAGAAAACCTCTCTCGATTCCGCCTACACGGTCTCGCTGGCGAAAATTCCCGCGGGCGAAGGAAAGACCGCCGGCGTGGCGGTGGGAGAAAAAGTGGCTTCACAAATCATCTCACTGCGCGCTTCCGATGGATCGAATGCGCCGAACACCTATCGTCCCGTGACTACCGCGGGCGTGTATATCGCCACTACGCTGCCGATCGGATCGCAGTGGGGCAGCGTAACTCCCTGGCTAATGCAGCGTACTTCGCAATTCCGTCCGGGGCCACCGCCACAACTCACGAGCTCACAGTGGGCTCGCGATTGCAATGAGATCAAAGACATCGGCGGAAAGACCAGCACGCTCCGCACGCCGGAACAATCCGATATCGCTCGCTTCTGGG of the Terriglobales bacterium genome contains:
- a CDS encoding vanadium-dependent haloperoxidase, producing the protein MTSGRLQRCLAVMVILAVPCTALSDVITEWNEKAVASTITAKQLPFVGARTLALVHTAMFDAVNSIQGRYTPYKVKLDVPAGASSEAAAAAAAHATLVALFPEQKTSLDSAYTVSLAKIPAGEGKTAGVAVGEKVASQIISLRASDGSNAPNTYRPVTTAGVYIATTLPIGSQWGSVTPWLMQRTSQFRPGPPPQLTSSQWARDCNEIKDIGGKTSTLRTPEQSDIARFWVITGPSSWDPIVRQLADIPTRSLIDNARLFAFVETAAADAYIAVFDAKYTYNFWRPVTAIRNGDLGGNPGMSRVADWEPLIDTPLHPEYPCAHCITSAAAGTVLESEFGRGAVPTLTMTSATAPGVVRKWNSIKEWMDEVSAARMYGGIHYRNSTIVGQEMGRKIGELAVQNYLKPVQ